In Achromobacter spanius, the following proteins share a genomic window:
- a CDS encoding chorismate--pyruvate lyase family protein — protein sequence MRKPAAHHPPLASGWLAVAPPVLPPAMRHWLFRPGALTAGLRQVGQVRLRVLAEYADGAPPDEAQAMGIAPGSPVWIREVLMSVNGVDSVPARSLTPLRASHGAWQGMRRLLTRPLADMLYHDSTVIRSPFACRRLASPVPFYATARGALPAERREQDAARVWARRSVFWRQGQPLLVAECFLPGFWDEIADQPVPPLVPHQRTAR from the coding sequence ATGAGGAAACCCGCAGCCCATCACCCCCCGCTTGCTTCCGGCTGGCTGGCCGTCGCGCCGCCCGTCCTGCCCCCCGCCATGCGCCACTGGCTGTTCCGCCCGGGCGCGCTTACCGCCGGCTTGCGCCAGGTGGGCCAGGTGCGCTTGCGCGTGCTGGCCGAATACGCCGACGGCGCGCCGCCGGACGAAGCGCAGGCCATGGGCATCGCGCCCGGCTCACCCGTATGGATCCGTGAAGTGCTGATGTCCGTGAACGGCGTGGACAGCGTGCCCGCCCGCAGCCTGACGCCGCTGCGCGCCTCGCACGGCGCGTGGCAAGGCATGCGCCGGCTCTTGACCCGCCCGCTTGCCGACATGCTGTATCACGACAGCACCGTCATCCGCTCCCCCTTCGCCTGCCGCCGCCTGGCGTCGCCCGTGCCGTTCTACGCGACGGCGCGTGGGGCCTTGCCGGCTGAACGCCGGGAACAGGACGCCGCCCGGGTCTGGGCACGCCGGTCCGTCTTCTGGCGCCAGGGCCAGCCGTTGTTGGTGGCCGAATGCTTCCTGCCCGGGTTCTGGGATGAGATCGCCGACCAGCCCGTCCCGCCGCTGGTGCCGCACCAGCGCACGGCGCGTTGA
- a CDS encoding branched-chain amino acid ABC transporter permease, whose product MGLLLDILSTAAMLFIVTSGLMIIFGVMKIVNFAHGAILTLGSYASLVVTQLGLNPWVALPFALAVGVLVGMGVERLIVQPLYKRPLDAILATWGLGIVIGQLITVAFGREVQFVDSPIQGAVSFLGMEYSAYRLFLVPAALLIYAAMTLLLNGTRFGVRTRAVVMNEDLARGLGINAERIRFTTFGLGAGLGALAGALITPLSSVDPNMGLPWLVSAFMLVMVSGHSITALLLTCVVYGACQVLVSIFVSPILGGVTIAVLAALTLRLRPQGFAHD is encoded by the coding sequence ATGGGTTTGCTGCTGGACATCTTGAGCACGGCCGCCATGCTCTTCATCGTGACGTCGGGGCTGATGATCATCTTCGGTGTGATGAAGATCGTCAATTTCGCGCATGGGGCGATTCTTACCCTGGGAAGCTATGCCAGTCTGGTTGTGACCCAGCTCGGCCTGAACCCTTGGGTGGCGTTGCCGTTCGCGCTGGCGGTTGGCGTCCTGGTGGGCATGGGGGTGGAACGCCTGATCGTGCAGCCGCTGTACAAGCGGCCGCTGGACGCGATCCTGGCTACGTGGGGCTTGGGCATCGTGATCGGCCAGCTCATTACGGTGGCGTTCGGGCGTGAAGTGCAGTTCGTGGATTCGCCGATCCAGGGCGCCGTGTCTTTTCTGGGCATGGAATATTCGGCGTACCGCCTGTTCCTGGTGCCCGCCGCGCTGCTGATCTATGCCGCCATGACGCTGCTGCTTAACGGTACCCGCTTCGGCGTGCGGACCCGCGCCGTGGTCATGAACGAAGACCTGGCGCGCGGCCTGGGCATCAATGCCGAGCGCATACGCTTCACCACGTTCGGCCTGGGCGCCGGGTTGGGTGCGTTGGCCGGCGCGCTGATCACACCGTTGTCCAGCGTGGACCCGAACATGGGCCTGCCGTGGCTGGTCAGCGCATTCATGCTGGTCATGGTGTCGGGGCATTCGATCACCGCGCTGTTGCTGACCTGCGTGGTCTATGGCGCTTGCCAGGTGCTGGTGAGCATTTTCGTCAGCCCGATCCTGGGCGGCGTCACCATCGCCGTCCTGGCCGCGCTGACGCTGCGCCTGCGTCCTCAAGGATTCGCCCATGACTGA
- a CDS encoding ABC transporter ATP-binding protein, giving the protein MTGTGPALSLEGVASGYKGSVVLNDVSLSVERGACVALLGKNGMGKSTLLKTIMGYLPKLRGRVSVGGVDATRLRPHEVARCGVAYAAQEQPLFPDLSIRDNLRLGLPRENLFDERFADIVELFPVFATRLRQHAGTLSGGEQKMLLVARGLMQRPDLLLLDEITEGLQPSVIERLGRALNWERERRGTTLFIVEQNVAFALDVADRYLVLKQGAIVDEGDAGAPQAIGNIIDHLKV; this is encoded by the coding sequence ATGACGGGAACGGGGCCGGCGTTAAGCCTGGAAGGCGTGGCCAGCGGCTACAAAGGCTCGGTGGTGCTGAACGATGTGTCGCTGTCGGTCGAGCGGGGCGCCTGCGTGGCGCTGCTGGGCAAGAACGGCATGGGAAAAAGCACGCTGCTCAAGACCATCATGGGGTACCTGCCGAAGCTGCGCGGGCGCGTCAGCGTGGGTGGGGTGGACGCCACGCGCTTGCGCCCGCACGAAGTGGCGCGCTGCGGCGTTGCCTACGCGGCGCAGGAGCAGCCCCTGTTTCCCGACCTGAGCATCCGCGACAACCTGCGCCTGGGCCTGCCGCGGGAGAATCTCTTCGACGAGCGCTTTGCCGACATCGTCGAACTCTTCCCGGTGTTCGCGACTCGGCTGCGCCAGCACGCCGGCACCTTGTCTGGCGGAGAGCAGAAGATGCTGCTGGTGGCGCGCGGGCTGATGCAACGGCCCGATTTGCTGCTGCTCGATGAAATCACCGAAGGGCTGCAACCATCGGTGATCGAACGGCTGGGCCGCGCCCTGAACTGGGAGCGAGAACGGCGTGGCACGACCCTGTTCATCGTCGAACAGAACGTGGCGTTTGCGTTGGACGTGGCCGACCGCTATCTGGTGCTCAAGCAGGGCGCCATCGTGGACGAGGGCGATGCTGGTGCGCCCCAGGCCATCGGCAATATCATTGACCATCTCAAGGTATGA
- a CDS encoding nitrilase family protein has protein sequence MQALDPQSSPAVATWVASVQMAPMIGDVAANMARSVELVEQAAAQGARLVVLPELANTGYVFESRQEAYALAEVVPGGPSSQAWIALAQRLGIYLVAGIAERSGDRLYNAALIAGPAGYIGTYRKLHLWGDENLYFEPGDLGLPVFHTELGRLGVAICYDGWFPEVYRLLAVRGADIVAVPTNWVPMPGQTPDGPVMAHALTIAGAHSNGLTVVCADRVGTERGQPFVGRSLIVGSQGWTAAGPASADQEEVLLAPIDVQASRRARQLNDFNHVLRDRRCDIYDEQLGALAAPGQR, from the coding sequence ATGCAAGCGTTGGACCCGCAGAGTTCCCCGGCCGTAGCGACCTGGGTGGCCAGTGTGCAGATGGCCCCGATGATCGGCGACGTCGCCGCCAATATGGCCCGGTCGGTCGAGCTGGTGGAGCAGGCCGCGGCCCAAGGCGCGCGGCTGGTGGTGCTGCCCGAATTGGCAAACACTGGCTACGTGTTTGAAAGCCGCCAAGAGGCCTATGCGCTGGCCGAGGTGGTGCCAGGCGGCCCCAGCTCGCAGGCCTGGATCGCGCTGGCGCAGCGCCTGGGCATCTACCTGGTGGCGGGCATCGCCGAACGCAGTGGCGACCGCCTCTACAACGCCGCCCTGATCGCGGGGCCGGCCGGGTACATCGGCACCTACCGCAAGCTGCATTTGTGGGGCGACGAGAACCTGTATTTCGAGCCTGGGGATCTGGGTTTGCCGGTGTTCCATACCGAACTGGGCCGCCTGGGGGTCGCCATCTGCTATGACGGCTGGTTTCCCGAGGTCTACCGGCTGCTGGCGGTGCGCGGCGCGGACATCGTGGCCGTGCCGACCAACTGGGTGCCGATGCCAGGGCAGACGCCCGACGGGCCGGTCATGGCGCATGCGCTGACCATCGCGGGCGCGCACAGCAACGGTTTGACCGTGGTGTGCGCCGACCGCGTGGGCACCGAACGCGGCCAGCCGTTCGTGGGCCGCAGCCTGATCGTCGGATCGCAAGGCTGGACAGCCGCGGGCCCGGCCAGCGCCGACCAGGAAGAAGTGCTGCTGGCGCCCATCGACGTGCAGGCCTCGCGCCGGGCGCGTCAATTGAACGATTTCAACCACGTGCTGCGCGACAGGCGCTGCGATATCTACGACGAGCAACTGGGCGCCTTGGCCGCCCCGGGGCAACGTTAA
- a CDS encoding transporter substrate-binding domain-containing protein, translating to MTSLQDKDADRPGWRIGVLYSRSGVTGTTESQHFFGTVLAVEEINALGGVLGRPLEPVVYDPRSDAEEYRRLAARLLLDDEVSVIFGGCTSHCRKAMLPVVERSNSLLWYGSVYEGFEYSPNVIYTGAAPNQGSMQLAAYLIQHCGSRIFLVGADYIYPRETNRIMRETVEEHGGEILDETYLPLGCDESDIIDVVADIRRIQPDVVFSTLIGDDAQRFYRRYHEACQQAGAETAHIPIASLTMAESEVAEIGPRLCVGHITAATYFNTVDTPANQHFLARWRDRFGERPASVYAETCYSQVHLFARALQRVGSMDTRKLVRAVHQVLFDAPNGQMSILAENNHCVLTPRIGVCRADGRFDIVWESDQPVKPDPYLTAFGLDDFWLK from the coding sequence ATGACCTCGCTCCAGGACAAGGACGCAGACCGGCCCGGGTGGCGCATCGGCGTGCTGTATTCGCGCAGCGGCGTCACGGGCACGACCGAGTCGCAGCATTTCTTCGGGACGGTGCTGGCCGTGGAAGAGATCAACGCCTTGGGCGGCGTGCTGGGCCGGCCGTTGGAACCGGTGGTGTACGACCCGCGCAGCGACGCCGAGGAGTACCGGCGCCTGGCGGCCCGCCTGCTGCTGGACGACGAAGTCAGCGTCATTTTCGGCGGCTGCACCTCGCATTGCCGCAAAGCGATGCTGCCCGTGGTGGAGCGCAGCAACTCCCTGCTGTGGTACGGCTCGGTCTACGAGGGCTTCGAGTATTCGCCCAACGTCATCTACACGGGGGCGGCGCCCAACCAGGGCAGCATGCAGTTGGCCGCATACCTGATCCAGCACTGCGGCTCGCGTATTTTTCTGGTGGGGGCGGACTACATCTACCCGCGTGAAACGAACCGCATCATGCGCGAGACCGTGGAGGAGCACGGCGGCGAGATCCTGGACGAGACCTATCTGCCCTTGGGCTGCGATGAAAGCGACATCATCGACGTGGTGGCGGACATCCGGCGCATCCAGCCGGATGTGGTGTTTTCGACCCTGATCGGTGATGACGCCCAGCGCTTCTATCGGCGCTACCACGAGGCCTGCCAGCAGGCGGGGGCGGAAACGGCTCATATTCCCATCGCCAGCCTGACCATGGCGGAATCCGAGGTCGCCGAGATCGGGCCGCGGCTTTGCGTGGGCCACATCACCGCCGCGACCTATTTCAACACCGTCGATACGCCCGCCAACCAGCATTTCCTGGCGCGCTGGCGCGACCGCTTCGGCGAGCGTCCCGCCAGCGTCTATGCCGAAACCTGCTACAGCCAGGTGCACCTGTTCGCGCGGGCGCTGCAGCGCGTGGGCAGCATGGACACGCGCAAGCTGGTGCGGGCGGTGCACCAGGTCCTGTTCGACGCGCCGAACGGGCAGATGTCCATCCTGGCGGAAAATAACCACTGCGTGCTGACGCCGCGCATCGGCGTGTGCCGGGCGGACGGGCGGTTCGATATCGTCTGGGAAAGCGACCAGCCGGTGAAGCCGGACCCCTATCTGACGGCGTTCGGTCTGGACGATTTCTGGTTGAAATGA
- a CDS encoding pseudouridine synthase, translated as MEKVRISKLMSERGLCSRREADSYIERGWVRVDGVVVSELGAKAFPDQVITLERAAQARQTSRVTILINKPVGYVSGQAEKGYTPAVALIDSRSRFAGCRHPQRFERAHLEGLAVAGRLDIDSQGLLVLTQDGRIAKHLIGEDSSVDKEYLVRVQGDLPDRGLELLNHGLSLDGKALKPAHVRWQNHDQLRFVLREGKKRQIRRMCELVGLKVVGLKRVRIGRVQLGDLPLGQWRYLRDDEGF; from the coding sequence ATGGAAAAAGTACGCATCTCCAAGCTCATGTCCGAGCGCGGACTCTGCTCGCGCCGCGAGGCCGACAGCTATATCGAACGCGGCTGGGTCCGCGTGGATGGCGTTGTGGTGTCCGAACTGGGCGCCAAGGCGTTTCCCGACCAGGTCATCACGCTTGAGCGCGCCGCGCAGGCGCGCCAGACCTCGCGCGTGACCATCCTGATCAACAAGCCCGTGGGTTATGTGTCGGGCCAGGCGGAAAAGGGCTATACGCCTGCGGTTGCACTGATCGACTCGCGCTCGCGCTTCGCGGGCTGCCGGCATCCGCAACGCTTCGAACGCGCGCATCTGGAAGGGCTGGCCGTGGCCGGCCGGCTGGATATTGATTCGCAGGGCCTGCTGGTACTGACGCAAGACGGCCGCATCGCCAAGCACCTGATCGGTGAAGACTCCAGTGTCGACAAGGAATACCTGGTGCGCGTGCAGGGCGATTTGCCCGACCGTGGACTGGAACTGTTGAATCACGGCCTGTCGCTGGATGGCAAGGCGCTGAAGCCCGCGCACGTGCGCTGGCAGAACCACGACCAACTGCGCTTTGTGCTGCGTGAAGGCAAGAAGCGCCAGATTCGCCGCATGTGCGAACTGGTGGGCCTGAAAGTGGTGGGCTTGAAGCGTGTGCGCATCGGCCGCGTGCAGTTGGGTGATCTGCCGTTGGGCCAGTGGCGTTATCTGCGCGACGACGAAGGGTTTTGA
- a CDS encoding substrate-binding protein, with translation MKPLFSSFPIRLSFVALLAAVASAHAAEPLRIGVPVGLSGANSVVAPGVVQASQLAADEINAAGGILGRQIVLEIADDASGAVGAQKAYDTLVFQKKVDAIIAMETSAARNAALPIVSRGKVPYIYTSFYEGRSCNRWMHVNGWVPEQQVAPVVDHFMQERKAKTFFLVGSDYAFGRGMLKFTREYIEKQGGRVVGEEYLPIDGSDWTPVVSKIRSANPDALISSTAGGGPNVSLAKQIKAAGLSMPYGNLAIDEGTAKTMGDTAVGMYMSASYLTSIDTPQNRKFLDGLKAKFGNDAKTANEFSGPQYEAFYLYKAAVEKAGGLDPQKVVQALSEVSFDGPRGPVKMDRQRHAALTMRLGQVQQDGSIKILQTFNQVDPGAQCPNLK, from the coding sequence ATGAAACCCCTGTTCAGCAGCTTCCCCATCCGCCTGTCGTTCGTCGCGTTACTGGCTGCCGTTGCCAGCGCGCACGCGGCGGAACCCTTGCGCATCGGCGTGCCCGTCGGTCTGTCGGGCGCCAACAGCGTCGTGGCACCCGGCGTGGTGCAGGCGTCCCAGTTGGCGGCTGACGAGATCAACGCGGCCGGCGGCATCCTGGGCCGCCAGATCGTGCTGGAGATCGCCGACGACGCATCGGGCGCCGTTGGCGCGCAAAAGGCCTATGACACGCTGGTCTTTCAGAAGAAAGTCGATGCCATCATCGCCATGGAAACCAGCGCGGCGCGCAATGCCGCGCTGCCCATCGTGTCGCGGGGCAAGGTGCCGTATATCTATACCTCTTTCTACGAAGGCCGCTCGTGCAACCGCTGGATGCATGTGAACGGCTGGGTGCCGGAGCAACAGGTTGCGCCGGTGGTGGACCACTTCATGCAAGAGCGCAAGGCCAAGACCTTCTTCCTGGTCGGCAGCGACTACGCGTTCGGGCGTGGCATGCTGAAGTTCACGCGGGAGTACATCGAGAAGCAGGGCGGGCGCGTGGTGGGCGAGGAATACCTGCCCATCGATGGTTCGGACTGGACGCCGGTGGTGTCCAAGATCCGTTCGGCAAACCCGGATGCGCTGATCAGTTCCACGGCGGGCGGCGGGCCCAACGTGAGCCTGGCCAAGCAGATCAAGGCGGCGGGGTTGTCCATGCCCTACGGCAACCTGGCGATCGACGAAGGTACGGCCAAGACCATGGGCGATACGGCGGTGGGCATGTACATGTCGGCGTCGTACCTGACCAGTATCGATACGCCGCAGAACCGAAAATTCCTGGATGGCCTGAAGGCCAAGTTCGGCAACGATGCCAAGACCGCGAACGAGTTTTCCGGCCCGCAGTACGAAGCCTTCTATCTGTACAAGGCGGCGGTCGAGAAGGCCGGTGGCCTGGATCCGCAGAAGGTGGTGCAGGCCTTGAGCGAAGTGTCGTTCGACGGCCCCCGGGGACCGGTCAAGATGGACCGCCAACGGCACGCGGCGCTGACCATGCGCCTGGGCCAGGTGCAGCAGGACGGTTCCATCAAGATCCTGCAAACCTTCAACCAGGTGGACCCGGGCGCGCAATGCCCGAACCTGAAGTGA
- a CDS encoding M81 family metallopeptidase — MKVMIARLNHETNTFSPVPTPLAAFGNDGPAFDAQAYNDNKGKRTAMSAFIDLAEANGASLVTPVSATAYPSGRVDATAYRTLCDAIVEGARGCGAILLDLHGAMAVESTDDGEGDLLERLRQQTPDVPIAVALDLHGNVTPKMMANADVIISFKTYPHVDMYETGEHAGRILFDWLNGGPRPVMAWRRLPLMTHTLRSATAQGAMRDAVREARLAEAGGMLGVSVLAGFALADIPAPCLSVVVVGAGDPAQAEEAATKMAQTLWAARDGFFYDSEPLAASLARAVELACGAGKPVLLLDHGDNCMSGGTCDTMEVLMAAVDAGLTGIVAGLYCDPEAVAALAAAGEGKQVEILVGNKRPIPAIGRPAAPVLLQGRVGAVTDGQYVITGPTYTGQTACMGRSAVLDIGAAQLVITDRTHEPWDLGVFESMGLDPRRARFVLVKSRMYCRPVFEPISQALVECASAGVTSSDFSLFPYERRHRPLYPLEPMAPSDYDPAV; from the coding sequence ATGAAAGTCATGATCGCCCGCCTGAATCACGAGACCAATACGTTTTCGCCCGTGCCCACGCCGCTTGCGGCGTTCGGCAACGACGGCCCCGCCTTTGATGCGCAGGCCTACAACGACAACAAGGGCAAGCGCACGGCCATGTCGGCCTTTATTGACCTTGCCGAGGCGAACGGCGCGTCGCTGGTCACGCCGGTATCCGCCACCGCCTATCCCAGCGGCCGGGTGGACGCAACGGCGTATCGCACGCTTTGCGACGCGATCGTGGAGGGCGCGCGGGGATGCGGCGCGATCCTGTTGGACCTGCACGGCGCCATGGCGGTCGAAAGCACCGATGACGGCGAGGGCGACCTGCTCGAACGCCTGCGCCAGCAGACGCCCGACGTGCCGATTGCGGTGGCGCTGGACCTGCATGGCAACGTCACGCCCAAGATGATGGCCAACGCCGACGTGATCATCAGCTTCAAGACCTACCCGCACGTGGACATGTACGAAACCGGCGAGCACGCGGGCCGCATCCTGTTTGACTGGCTTAACGGCGGGCCGCGCCCGGTGATGGCGTGGCGCCGCCTGCCGTTGATGACGCACACGTTGCGCAGCGCCACGGCGCAAGGCGCCATGCGCGACGCCGTACGGGAGGCCCGGCTGGCCGAAGCCGGCGGCATGCTGGGCGTGTCCGTGCTGGCGGGGTTCGCCCTGGCCGATATTCCCGCTCCGTGCCTGAGCGTGGTGGTGGTGGGCGCGGGCGACCCGGCGCAGGCGGAAGAGGCGGCCACCAAAATGGCGCAAACCCTCTGGGCCGCGCGCGACGGTTTTTTCTATGACAGCGAGCCCTTGGCCGCATCGTTGGCCCGCGCCGTTGAACTGGCGTGCGGCGCCGGCAAGCCGGTGCTGTTGCTGGACCATGGCGACAACTGCATGTCCGGTGGCACGTGCGACACCATGGAAGTGCTGATGGCCGCGGTCGACGCCGGCTTGACCGGCATCGTCGCCGGCCTGTATTGCGACCCCGAGGCCGTGGCGGCGTTGGCGGCGGCGGGCGAGGGCAAGCAGGTCGAGATCCTGGTGGGCAACAAGCGGCCCATCCCGGCCATCGGCCGTCCGGCCGCGCCGGTACTGTTGCAGGGGCGGGTCGGCGCGGTCACTGACGGCCAGTATGTCATCACGGGTCCCACCTACACCGGCCAAACGGCTTGCATGGGCCGCAGCGCGGTCCTGGATATCGGCGCCGCGCAATTGGTGATCACCGACAGGACTCACGAACCCTGGGACCTGGGCGTATTCGAAAGCATGGGACTGGACCCCCGGCGCGCCCGCTTCGTGCTGGTGAAGTCCCGGATGTACTGCCGGCCGGTGTTCGAACCCATCTCGCAGGCGCTGGTGGAATGCGCCAGCGCGGGTGTCACCAGTTCGGATTTTTCGCTGTTTCCCTATGAGCGCCGGCACCGCCCGCTCTATCCGCTGGAACCCATGGCCCCGTCCGACTACGATCCTGCCGTTTGA
- a CDS encoding ABC transporter permease subunit: protein MTDHSLTQAAQVGSAPASRRSLGRGLPWLAAACLMLTVAGPWLFDTYLLNVLIKALFFAMAAVTVDVLWGYTGHLTFGQSAFFGVGAYAAGLAFTHYGFSPTTAALAAFAAVGAAVLLALVTGWLSFYRGASPFFATVISLVLPIVLMQLVLAGGTYTGSSSGLTGYETFDLSLEAWYVIAAGTLSVVALLAWVVVRSDGGRILVALRDNESRCSYLGLNTAHWRIVLLVVCGAVASLAGFGYGAFSGVVAPELTGFVFGTELIIWVALGGRGTIWGPVLGAILINVAGSYLSGNLPFLWQLLLGVTFILVILLLPRGLLPLLTAPFLRRGATAPVPVLGVRAGQAQPASGASWALSLSGVAKRFGSLKVLEGIDLQARGGELVGLIGPNGAGKTTLMRCIADGAERSEGELALYGHRVLQDGPEQCVRYGLGRKFQNANVFDTMTVAESLRIATTLREQPSWWRRSPTLDLPPYALEVLRVTGLDQSLASVARDLSHGQQQALELVMALALEPRIVLLDEPTAGLSKAERARIGQMLSSLANKYGLCCLLVEHDLDFVKEVATRIVVLHQGRIVMDGSFRDVVESELVRTIYAGSAQAAQGAGQ from the coding sequence ATGACTGACCATTCGCTTACCCAAGCCGCGCAGGTGGGTTCCGCGCCCGCCTCGCGCAGGTCGCTTGGCCGCGGGCTGCCTTGGTTGGCCGCAGCGTGCCTGATGCTGACCGTGGCCGGCCCCTGGCTGTTCGACACCTACTTGCTCAATGTGCTGATCAAGGCGCTGTTTTTTGCGATGGCGGCGGTGACCGTGGACGTGCTGTGGGGCTACACCGGCCATCTGACGTTCGGCCAGTCCGCCTTCTTTGGGGTGGGTGCCTATGCCGCCGGCCTGGCCTTCACGCATTACGGGTTTTCTCCCACCACCGCCGCGCTGGCCGCGTTCGCGGCCGTGGGCGCCGCGGTGCTGCTGGCGCTGGTGACCGGGTGGCTGTCGTTCTATCGGGGGGCGTCGCCGTTCTTTGCGACGGTCATCTCGCTGGTGCTGCCGATCGTGCTGATGCAGTTGGTGTTGGCCGGTGGCACCTATACCGGGTCGTCCTCGGGCCTGACGGGCTACGAGACGTTCGATCTGTCGCTCGAGGCCTGGTATGTGATTGCGGCCGGAACGTTGTCGGTCGTGGCCTTGCTGGCGTGGGTCGTGGTGCGCAGCGATGGCGGTCGCATTCTGGTGGCGCTGCGCGACAACGAGTCGCGTTGCAGCTATCTGGGCCTGAACACCGCCCACTGGCGCATTGTGCTGCTGGTCGTGTGCGGCGCCGTCGCCAGTCTGGCGGGGTTCGGCTATGGCGCGTTCAGCGGCGTGGTGGCGCCAGAACTCACGGGTTTCGTGTTCGGCACGGAATTGATCATCTGGGTGGCGCTGGGGGGGCGGGGGACCATCTGGGGGCCGGTGCTGGGCGCCATCCTCATCAATGTGGCGGGTTCCTACCTGAGCGGGAATCTGCCGTTCCTGTGGCAGTTGCTGCTGGGCGTGACGTTCATCCTGGTGATCCTGCTGCTGCCGCGCGGGCTGCTGCCGCTGCTGACCGCGCCGTTTTTGCGGCGCGGCGCCACGGCCCCCGTGCCGGTGCTTGGCGTACGCGCCGGGCAGGCGCAGCCGGCCAGCGGGGCATCGTGGGCGTTGAGCCTGTCTGGCGTCGCCAAGCGCTTCGGCAGCCTGAAAGTGCTGGAAGGCATCGACCTGCAAGCCCGGGGCGGCGAACTGGTGGGCCTGATCGGTCCCAACGGCGCGGGCAAAACCACGCTGATGCGCTGCATCGCCGATGGCGCCGAGCGGTCCGAAGGAGAGTTGGCGCTTTACGGCCACCGCGTGTTGCAAGATGGCCCAGAGCAATGCGTGCGCTACGGCCTGGGGCGCAAGTTCCAGAACGCCAATGTGTTCGACACGATGACGGTGGCCGAAAGCCTGCGCATCGCGACGACCTTGCGCGAACAGCCATCGTGGTGGCGGCGGTCGCCCACGCTGGATTTGCCGCCTTACGCGTTGGAGGTGCTGCGCGTGACCGGGCTGGACCAATCCCTGGCCAGCGTGGCCCGCGACCTGTCGCACGGGCAGCAACAGGCCCTGGAACTGGTGATGGCGCTGGCGCTGGAGCCGCGCATCGTGCTGCTGGACGAGCCCACGGCGGGCCTGAGCAAGGCCGAGCGGGCGCGGATCGGCCAGATGCTGTCATCGCTGGCGAACAAGTACGGCTTGTGCTGCCTGCTGGTGGAACATGATCTGGATTTTGTGAAGGAAGTGGCGACACGGATCGTCGTCTTGCACCAAGGCCGGATTGTCATGGACGGGAGCTTTCGCGACGTCGTGGAATCCGAGCTGGTGCGCACCATTTACGCGGGCAGCGCGCAGGCTGCACAAGGAGCAGGGCAATGA
- a CDS encoding ANTAR domain-containing response regulator, whose protein sequence is MDHSLRRLYEDLRSVAVAVVYPPGEDRDVLVEQLKRIGCRIHLHWPFPDAAPAGADVIFFQVSQCVQNSSAWSASEVEATLIALSEYETPTTLKQLLKTNAHGVLTRPFRSAGILSTLVLARSAKQFQSRQQVKIDKLENTIKARRVIEKAIRVLMDHQRLDERAAYEHMRTRATGLRVSVAEVAAMIIEASEAMEKLGLGGARSGPPQHG, encoded by the coding sequence ATGGACCATAGCCTACGCCGCCTCTACGAGGACTTGCGCAGTGTGGCCGTCGCGGTGGTGTACCCGCCGGGCGAAGACCGCGATGTGCTGGTCGAGCAACTCAAGCGCATCGGTTGCCGCATCCATCTGCATTGGCCGTTTCCGGACGCCGCGCCCGCCGGCGCGGATGTCATCTTCTTCCAGGTTTCGCAGTGCGTGCAAAACAGCTCGGCCTGGTCCGCCAGCGAAGTCGAAGCCACCTTGATCGCGCTGTCCGAATACGAAACGCCCACCACGCTCAAGCAATTGCTCAAAACCAATGCCCACGGGGTGCTGACGCGGCCATTCCGATCGGCCGGCATACTCAGCACGCTGGTGCTGGCGCGGTCGGCCAAGCAGTTCCAAAGCCGGCAGCAGGTCAAGATCGACAAGTTGGAGAACACCATCAAGGCGCGGCGCGTCATTGAAAAGGCGATCCGTGTGCTGATGGACCATCAGCGGCTGGACGAACGCGCGGCCTATGAACACATGCGGACCCGCGCCACGGGTCTGCGCGTCAGTGTGGCGGAAGTGGCCGCGATGATCATCGAGGCCAGCGAGGCCATGGAAAAACTCGGCCTGGGCGGCGCGCGCTCAGGACCGCCGCAACACGGCTAA